The following are from one region of the Aspergillus chevalieri M1 DNA, chromosome 1, nearly complete sequence genome:
- a CDS encoding Rho family guanine nucleotide exchange factor CDC24 (COG:T;~EggNog:ENOG410Q554;~InterPro:IPR000219,IPR033511,IPR010481,IPR035899, IPR011993,IPR000270;~PFAM:PF06395,PF00564,PF15411,PF00621;~go_function: GO:0005085 - guanyl-nucleotide exchange factor activity [Evidence IEA];~go_function: GO:0005089 - Rho guanyl-nucleotide exchange factor activity [Evidence IEA];~go_function: GO:0005515 - protein binding [Evidence IEA]) — protein sequence MIESISAGAPIAEDNIINRRGGESIYQSCVNLKKRLAEVPNFEQHMQEMEEEDKAQGNTDPVASLWNCLRNGYPLLTIYNASVPEEYLEVDPAKVPEAKRPKAATFKFLQASLQELAFPQQECFLITDLYGDSTTGFIKVIRMVNRVLDILEMQGQLKRPSEVSSAPEQGGTGVKLTKRQHILKELLETERDYVHHLQNLQALKKELEETGALTGDASHQIFLNLNNLLDFAQRFLIRMEQHYALPDDEQNWGELFTQHKEALQQYEPFIANQMRCDEICLKEWDKIHNAPRPLDLQQMVAQPSTLNGFFVKPFQRLTKYPLMLTELRKQTENPDLQADITRAIDEIQIVLDAANDAIDKEHLATAVVELAERVDDWKSLKVDSFGELLRFGTFTVVKGDTGKDSEREYHIYLFERILLCCKDINPNKQKKLIPGKEKVPSTVRGKPRLQLKGRIYMANVTDIVCMRKPGAYRIQIFWKGDPGVVDNFSIRYQNEDMLNKWHKDIDNQRLVQGEQRSARSTGTSETEFMYMKSVSNLPNPYQQEYDAEEKEAGFFSEFPMSRNASSTSLRTRSATGGSGGSGRPTRYPIPDANLSVHTQMSGSSMSMSPGERNMSSYFSPTAETPSTRSSSQSAGFPYGRQPSNNWNEEPNRYTAPAMSRATSRDGSHMNGYFNAPTTNGRGTQRPSLPPMSQHAANGLASQRMRSASSPDIHNHPESRRYIHTMQTVDNVPVPPIPAHMANMKAPVNRSQTNSPTGQSLPVRNANHTPATHFHEPQYSESRGNPAASDQPTSPLSQEPGSPLMPTQLKAKVNFDDNYVTLVIASNIMFRSLTDRVDAKLARFTDRSIGNKTVRLRYRDEDGDFVTIDSDEAVQLAFQEWREQHRDMLSKGQVGEIQLYCQVIDN from the exons ATGATCGAATCTATATCCGCTGGCGCTCCGATCGCCGAAGACAACATTATCAACCGCCGTGGCGGTGAATCCATTTACCAGAGCTGCGTGAATCTGAAGAAGCGGTTGGCAGAGGTCCCGAATTTCGAACAGCatatgcaggagatggaggaggaagacaaggCGCAAGGCAACACAGACCCCGTCGCTTCGCTATGGAACTGCCTCCGGAATGGCTACCCGCTGCTCACCATCTACAACGCCTCCGTTCCCGAAGAGTATCTCGAAGTTGATCCAGCCAAGGTCCCCGAGGCCAAACGACCCAAGGCCGCGACCTTCAAATTCCTCCAGGCCTCTCTGCAGGAGCTGGCTTTCCCGCAACAGGAATGCTTCCTCATTACCGATTTGTACGGCGACAGCACTACGGGTTTCATTAAGGTGATCAGGATGGTCAATCGGGTGTTGGACATACTGGAGATGCAGGGACAACTGAAGCGACCATCAGAGGTATCCAGCGCACCGGAGCAAGGAGGAACGGGTGTGAAGCTCACCAAGCGGCAACACATTCTCAAGGAACTGTTGGAAACCGAGCGTGATTACGTCCACCATCTCCAGAATTTGCAGGCGTTGAAGAAGGAACTCGAGGAGACCGGCGCTCTCACGGGTGATGCTAGCCATCAGATTTTCCTAAACCTGAACAACCTTCTGGATTTCGCGCAACGATTTTTGATTCGTATGGAACAACATTATGCCTTGCCTGACGATGAGCAGAACTGGGGCGAACTTTTCACACAGCACAAAGAAGCGCTCCAACAGTACGAGCCGTTTATCGCCAACCAAATGCGCTGCGACGAGATTTGCTTGAAGGAATGGGACAAAATCCATAACGCTCCACGTCCATTGGACCTGCAACAGATGGTGGCGCAACCGTCAACGCTGAACGGTTTCTTTGTCAAGCCTTTCCAGCGGTTAACCAAGTACCCTCTGATGCTCACG GAACTGCGCAAGCAAACCGAGAACCCAGATCTTCAGGCTGACATTACCCGGGCGATCGACGAGATTCAAATCGTTCTGGATGCCGCTAACGATGCGATCGACAAAGAGCACCTTGCCACTGCCGTCGTGGAACTTGCTGAGCGAGTCGATGACTGGAAGTCCCTCAAAGTAGACTCATTTGGTGAGCTGCTCCGGTTTGGTACTTTCACCGTCGTCAAAGGCGACACCGGCAAGGATTCGGAacgagag TACCACATTTATCTTTTTGAACGGATTCTCCTGTGTTGCAAAGATATTAATCCAAATAAACAAAAGAAGCTCATTccaggaaaagaaaaagtccCGTCTACCGTAAGGGGGAAACCGCGCCTACAGTTGAAGGGACGTATTTACATGGCCAATGTGACGGATATTGTCTGCATGCGGAAGCCTG GTGCTTATCGCATTCAGATCTTTTGGAAGGGCGACCCCGGAGTGGTTGACAATTTCTCGATCCGCTACCAGAATGAGGACATGTTGAACAAGTGGCACAAGGATATCGACAACCAACGGCTGGTCCAAGGCGAGCAACGTAGCGCTCGAAGCACAGGCACTTCTGAAACCGAGTTCATGTACATGAAGAGTGTGTCCAATTTGCCGAACCCGTACCAGCAAGAGTATGACgcagaggagaaagaggccGGTTTCTTCTCCGAATTTCCAATGAGCCGGAATGCCTCGAGCACCAGTCTCAGGACACGATCGGCGACAGGAGGAAGTGGCGGCTCCGGTCGACCTACCCGATACCCGATCCCCGATGCAAATCTATCGGTGCACACCCAGATGTCTGGAAGCAGCATGTCCATGTCGCCAGGAGAGAGAAACATGAGCTCCTACTTTTCTCCTACGGCAGAGACACCATCGACAAGGTCCAGCTCCCAATCTGCCGGGTTCCCGTATGGTCGACAACCATCGAACAATTGGAACGAAGAACCCAATCGATACACGGCACCGGCGATGTCTCGTGCTACGTCTAGGGATGGTAGCCATATGAATGGATATTTCAATGCCCCGACGACTAATGGTCGTGGCACCCAGCGCCCGTCGTTACCGCCCATGTCCCAACATGCAGCGAACGGGTTGGCATCCCAGAGGATGCGCTCTGCTAGCAGCCCCGACATTCATAACCACCCCGAGTCTCGTCGATACATCCATACCATGCAGACAGTGGACAACGTACCCGTGCCGCCAATTCCTGCTCACATGGCCAATATGAAGGCTCCGGTCAACCGGAGTCAAACCAACTCACCTACGGGGCAGAGCCTTCCTGTTCGAAACGCAAACCATACTCCGGCGACCCACTTCCACGAGCCTCAATATTCTGAATCTCGGGGCAACCCGGCAGCCTCCGACCAACCTACTTCGCCGCTGAGTCAGGAACCCGGCTCACCACTAATGCCGACTCAACTGAAAGCGAAGGTGAACTTTGATGATAATTACGTGACGCTGGTGATCGCGAGTAATATTATGTTCCGGTCACTGACGGATCGGGTGGATGCTAAACTGGCCCGGTTCACGGATCGATCCATTGGCAACAAGACCGTCCGGCTACGGTACCGGGACGAGGATGGAGATTTTGTGACGATCGATAGCGACGAGGCCGTGCAATTAGCATTCCAAGAATGGCGAGAGCAGCATCGCGACATGCTCTCCAAAGGCCAGGTGGGAGAGATTCAACTTTACTGTCAAGTGATTGATAATTAG
- a CDS encoding involucrin repeat protein (COG:S;~EggNog:ENOG410PIZN;~InterPro:IPR029191;~PFAM:PF15456), protein MNGNDVRSSLSSYGDARHMSAASLDAVVPPQPPAKILLDGYQDALNPQHEEKSRYNPLNQTHPRSSALLNANDPVTMYMLTETAMGDSKNYEVLSMEEVEDLKKEHKFLSGRIGSTKRKLALEVKVRDAAKSLSKLYNPKSPRTSEDFNNGSPKSNRSRRSLFRRSGDAEPLDKSDEELAVSTRKCEALAQELWKVESRSQHIQQRLLEHTAGVLQMTHKGLKKNAKSNGALSPELNGNGHARDSIDDFDDRSLYQTSNYLDEFNGYGREDHANGAGSMSVGLGAIQDTERKLEELSTQMRNTILRANPDYYLDPIPQPDHNGGPVNPTATVEAYVSYLANGLGILGTQPSGNASHAPGTGDESESGDYVREINGRVYHIVAESGFSRGPTLPPPPQSGGLQENLSYLTTGVDSLQSRLEGLLEQKNILTTQIQQQRELNSKSDAERDAYIADLVEQLAHARKEHELSEREGQASRDELDLVHQQLEALRRGASHHQANSISRGDVDEGALASERESREHAEAEVARLGVVLAQLEREIHSHAEVREARKRAETEVARLEAELEQLRSEFHSRAEELNSSRSQTDGEVERLQGVIEKLRQEADARVEEVTETRERAEQQVSQMEEEMQQIRNESDARIKEATDSHAQAQSEVARLEAVIAQSHNDVDPQVKEATEARAKAEQQVIELEAIIQQIRNETDGQVREATDAHAQAQSEVARLEAAIEQLRNETDPRVKEATEAREEAEQNSERLQKEFTELETLYVRAQTELTMARAELDSAYGSKSQRAAANPGLQKEFEQLHTRNLELAQELAAIKAKKPGDGNLQRRVESLEKELRETIDDYESMTKASIEFEKEREGFEGVIDRLRDRCEQLETQINEERINWMGLSSPSSMGRDGTSETTSTMVLKNEFKKMMRDTRTENIKILKAEQEERRRLENLIRTLKKEQQQLAGKT, encoded by the exons ATGAATGGTAACGACGTCCGGTCCAGCTTGTCCTCGTACGGCGACGCCAGGCATATGTCGGCCGCGTCTCTGGACGCCGTTGTTCCTCCGCAACCTCCGGCCAAAATACTCCTTGACGGGTACCAAGATGCCCTCAATCCGCAACATGAAGAGAAATCGCGTTATAATCCG CTTAACCAGACGCACCCCCGAAGCTCTGCCCTGCTCAACGCCAATGACCCCGTTACGATGTACATGTTGACCGAAACTGCCATGGGAGATAGCAAGAACTACGAGGTCTTGTCTATGGAGGAGGTGGAAGACCTGAAGAAGGAACACAAATTCCTGTCCGGTCGAATCGGTAGCACGAAACGGAAACTGGCGCTGGAAGTGAAAGTCCGTGACGCCGCGAAATCGCTCTCGAAACTCTACAACCCTAAAAGTCCTCGTACCAGTGAAGATTTCAACAACGGTTCGCCCAAATCCAACCGGAGTCGGAGGAGTCTGTTCAGACGTAGTGGAGACGCTGAGCCGCTCGACAAATCGGACGAGGAACTTGCGGTTAGCACGCGCAAGTGCGAAGCGCTGGCCCAGGAGTTGTGGAAGGTGGAAAGCAGATCGCAACACATTCAGCAGCGTTTATTGGAACACACGGCTGGAGTGTTGCAGATGACGCACAAGGGATTGAAGAAGAATGCGAAGAGCAATGGTGCTTTGTCCCCTGAGCTTAACGGAAACGGCCACGCTCGCGACAGCATTGATGATTTCGATGATCGGAGTTTGTACCAAACATCCAACTACCTGGATGAATTTAATGGATACGGTAGAGAGGATCATGCAAATGGCGCAGGGTCAATGTCTGTCGGTCTCGGTGCAATCCAAGACACTGAGAGGAAGCTGGAGGAACTGAGTACTCAGATGCGCAACACAATCCTACGAGCAAACCCTGACTACTACTTGGATCCTATTCCCCAGCCTGATCACAACGGAGGACCGGTCAATCCAACAGCGACGGTCGAGGCGTATGTATCATACCTTGCGAACGGCCTGGGGATCCTCGGTACACAGCCCTCTGGGAATGCATCGCATGCCCCAGGAACAGGAGACGAGTCTGAGTCAGGGGACTACGTACGCGAGATTAACGGTCGTGTGTACCATATCGTCGCAGAATCAGGATTCTCTCGCGGCCCAACACTCCCTCCTCCGCCCCAATCAGGCGGTCTGCAGGAGAATCTCTCGTATTTGACCACCGGTGTGGACAGCCTCCAGAGCCGCCTCGAAGGTCTGCTTGAACAAAAGAACATCTTAACCACTCAGATCCAGCAGCAGCGCGAGCTTAATTCCAAGTCAGACGCGGAAAGAGACGCGTACATTGCTGACTTGGTCGAGCAGCTGGCACATGCACGAAAGGAACACGAGCTCTCCGAACGAGAGGGCCAGGCCAGCAGAGATGAGCTAGATCTTGTGCACCAGCAGCTGGAGGCACTGCGCCGGGGGGCATCACACCACCAAGCCAACTCGATCAGTAGAGGTGATGTCGACGAAGGCGCTTTGGCGTCAGAGAGGGAATCTCGCGAACACGCCGAGGCTGAAGTCGCTCGCTTGGGAGTCGTCCTGGCACAACTCGAGAGAGAAATTCATTCACACGCTGAAGTCCGCGAAGCACGCAAGCGGGCTGAGACTGAAGTGGCGCGTCTAGAAGCAGAACTCGAACAGCTCCGCTCCGAGTTTCACTCCAGAGCGGAAGAACTGAACTCCTCGCGCTCGCAGACAGATGGTGAAGTCGAACGTCTACAGGGCGTCATCGAGAAGCTGCGCCAGGAGGCGGACGCAAGAGTGGAAGAGGTTACTGAGACACGGGAGCGAGCTGAGCAACAGGTGTCCCAGATGGAAGAGGAAATGCAGCAGATCCGTAATGAATCTGACGCCCGGATTAAGGAAGCTACAGACTCTCATGCCCAGGCGCAGAGTGAAGTTGCCCGCTTGGAAGCTGTCATCGCACAATCGCACAACGATGTCGATCCGCAGGTCAAGGAGGCGACTGAGGCGCGCGCCAAGGCTGAGCAGCAAGTAATTGAGCTCGAGGCGATCATTCAGCAAATCCGTAATGAAACCGACGGCCAGGTCCGCGAAGCCACAGATGCCCACGCCCAGGCACAGAGCGAAGTTGCACGACTGGAAGCTGCCATCGAACAGCTCCGCAACGAGACCGACCCGCGTGTCAAGGAAGCTACCGAAGCGCGCGAAGAAGCAGAGCAAAATTCCGAGCGTCTGCAAAAGGAATTCACAGAACTCGAAACCCTGTACGTCAGGGCCCAAACGGAGCTCACCATGGCCCGGGCAGAGCTCGACAGCGCATATGGCAGTAAATCCCAGCGCGCAGCCGCCAATCCCGGCCTGCAAAAGGAGTTCGAACAATTACATACCCGCAACCTCGAGCTCGCACAAGAACTCGCCGCCATCAAGGCCAAGAAACCCGGCGACGGCAACTTGCAGCGACGAGTGGAGTCTCTGGAGAAGGAGCTCCGCGAGACGATAGACGACTATGAATCCATGACCAAAGCCAGCATTGAGTTCGAGAAAGAACGTGAAGGGTTTGAAGGCGTCATTGACCGGTTGCGCGATCGCTGCGAGCAGCTGGAGACCCAGATTAATGAGGAGCGCATCAACTGGATGGGTCTTAGTAGTCCGAGCTCTATGGGTCGGGATGGCACGTCTGAGACTACGTCTACTATGGTGCTGAAGAACGAGTTCAAGAAAATGATGCGTGATACTCGCACCGAAAATATCAAGATTCTGAAG gccgaacaagaagaacgtCGACGATTAGAAAACCTGATCCGTACTCTGAAGaaagagcagcagcagctgGCCGGCAAAACATAG
- a CDS encoding F-box and WD domain protein (COG:S;~EggNog:ENOG410QE9X;~InterPro:IPR001810,IPR036322,IPR015943,IPR001680, IPR036047,IPR019775,IPR020472,IPR017986;~PFAM:PF00646,PF00400,PF12937;~go_function: GO:0005515 - protein binding [Evidence IEA]), which yields MAEESQSPPSKPAQVMDKESAIPPGSYLLSSSPDGAPPQFITPSTRAFKLDEGYSDEAKSPSYQEINPFANDAMSLPDWVLAQSEQDRAEFAYRVLRSLRISTVAQIVDRLDPLLHIDPVAKLPPEITSEIFSYLDPQTLLTASLASRPWRSRVFDSRLWRELYISEGWRVDVDAIRNSEQEQSESSSPRDRKSRIRCADSDVGEPKLKKRVPPSWLDSRAESSTATEADNDGDHLMSDDASLVQNAERITIPRPLTPYSPFKSSVWIQLPNGTVKVNWPHLYKQRRRLEDNWNMARYKNFQLPHPSHPEESHLECVYAIQFVGKWLVSGSRDRTVRVWDLETKRLRYPPLVGHEKSVLCLQFDPSQSEDVIISGSSDMHIIVWRFSTGEMIHQIPSAHFDSVLNLRFDERYLVTCSKDKLIKIWNRRELTAADKDYPKFHKGPGVTYPDYIVDTSEYTPEDLEADIANGRIQTLPPYSLLMTLDGHQAAVNAIQMHGDEIVSASGDRLIKIWDLKSGACKKTLIGHEKGIACVQIDSRRIISGSNDDTVRIYDHVSGAEVACLHGHQNLVRTVQAGFGDPPGAEEALRLEALAVDNEFRDAQRSGAAVDLGPRAFRRAGYHQNLAGSRKPQDIRAIGAKIPPGGGGSKWGRIVSGSYDETVIIWKKDREGNWVVSQRLRQAEAAARASQAHQSYGARNMISRPAIHHQPTQVVQVPRPHPLVAQFNPGQATRIPQNNQTNPQPQDNQLANDQLETQGNRAPPQPGQGTVVVNGHQPAARLNVAIPPTAHQAHQARLARTVNMQPTSRVFKLQFDSRKIICASQDPRIVGWDFACDDEELIEACQFFTSL from the exons ATGGCCGAGGAGTCGCAATCACCGCCTTCAAAACCAGCCCAGGTCATGGACAAAGAGTCCGCGATACCTCCTGGAAGCTATCTCTTGTCCTCATCGCCCGACGGTGCTCCTCCCCAGTTCATCACTCCCTCCACGAGGGCTTTCAAACTCGATGAGGGCTACTCCGACGAGGCAAAAAGCCCGTCCTATCAGGAGATAAATCCCTTCGCCAACGATGCGATGAGCCTCCCCGACTGGGTCCTCGCGCAAAGCGAGCAGGACAGAGCTG AGTTTGCTTACAGAGTCTTGCGCTCCCTACGCATCTCTACCGTCGCCCAGATAGTCGACCGTCTTGACCCTCTCCTGCACATAGACCCTGTCGCCAAACTCCCGCCCGAGATAACATCTGAGATTTTCTCCTACCTCGACCCCCAAACTCTTTTGACCGCATCGCTGGCTTCGCGACCGTGGCGAAGCCGGGTATTCGATTCCCGTCTTTGGAGAGAGCTATATATCAGCGAAGGATGGCGCGTGGATGTCGATGCGATCCGGAACTCGGAGCAAGAACAGTCAGAATCGTCGTCGCCCCGGGATCGCAAATCTCGCATCAGGTGTGCAGATTCCGACGTCGGTGAACCAAAGCTGAAGAAGCGCGTTCCTCCATCATGGCTGGATTCGCGTGCAGAGTCTTCGACGGCCACAGAGGCCGACAATGACGGGGACCATCTCATGAGCGATGACGCATCGCTAGTCCAAAACGCCGAGCGCATAACTATACCACGTCCGTTAACCCCTTACTCGCCCTTCAAATCGTCCGTTTGGATTCAATTACCCAATGGCACCGTCAAGGTCAACTGGCCGCATCTTTACAAGCAAAGGAGGAGACTAGAGGATAACTGGAATATGGCTCGCTACAAGAACTTTCAGCTTCCTCACCCATCGCATCCAGAAGAGTCTCACTTGGAATGTGTTTATGCCATTCAGTTTGTCGGGAAATGGTTGGTAAGTGGGAGTCGGGATCGGACAGTCCGTGTGTGGGACCTGGAGACCAAACGATTACGGTATCCTCCCCTTGTCGGCCACGAAAAGTCGGTACTTTGTCTTCAATTCGACCCTAGCCAATCAGAAGACGTGATCATATCGGGGAGCAGTGACATGCATATCATCGTCTGGCGATTTTCGACTGGTGAAATGATCCACCAGATCCCGTCGGCTCACTTTGATTCCGTCTTGAACCTCCGCTTCGACGAGCGGTACCTGGTCACCTGCTCCAAGGATAAACTCATCAAAATCTGGAACCGTCGTGAACTCACAGCAGCCGATAAGGACTACCCTAAATTTCACAAGGGACCCGGGGTTACGTATCCGGATTACATTGTGGACACCAGCGAGTATACGCCAGAAGATCTCGAGGCTGACATCGCAAATGGCCGCATACAAACCCTACCGCCATATTCTCTTCTCATGACGTTGGATGGACACCAGGCTGCTGTCAACGCTATCCAGATGCATGGCGACGAAATTGTATCGGCCTCCGGAGATCGCTTGATCAAGATCTGGGATCTCAAGAGCGGAGCTTGTAAAAAGACACTCATTGGTCACGAAAAAGGCATCGCATGCGTTCAGATCGACAGCCGGCGTATCATCAGTGGGAGCAACGATGACACGGTCCGGATCTATGATCATGTCTCGGGTGCGGAGGTTGCCTGTTTGCACGGGCATCAAAACCTAGTCAGAACCGTCCAGGCTGGTTTTGGCGACCCCCCGGGGGCTGAAGAGGCGTTGAGGCTGGAAGCCCTGGCAGTTGACAATGAATTCCGGGATGCGCAACGCTCTGGTGCAGCTGTTGACCTTGGTCCACGTGCGTTTAGGCGTGCTGGGTATCACCAGAACCTTGCTGGTTCCAGGAAACCCCAAGACATCAGAGCCATTGGCGCCAAGATTCCACCTGGAGGTGGTGGGAGCAAATGGGGAAGGATTGTGTCAGGTTCGTATGACGAGACGGTTATCATTTGGAAGAAGGATCGCGAGGGCAACTGGGTTGTTAGCCAAAGACTCCGCCAAGCAGAAGCTGCTGCCAGAGCTTCCCAGGCGCATCAGAGTTACGGTGCTCGGAACATGATTTCTCGACCAGCCATTCACCACCAACCAACACAAGTAGTCCAAGTCCCTCGTCCACACCCCCTTGTTGCCCAGTTTAACCCTGGACAAGCAACTCGAATCCCGCAGAACAACCAGACCAATCCACAGCCCCAAGACAACCAACTTGCGAATGACCAGCTAGAAACCCAGGGCAACCGGGCTCCTCCCCAACCCGGACAGGGCACGGTTGTGGTTAACGGGCATCAGCCTGCAGCCCGGCTCAACGTCGCAATTCCGCCCACAGCTCACCAAGCCCATCAAGCTCGCCTGGCACGAACGGTCAACATGCAACCAACATCCAGAGTCTTCAAGTTGCAATTCGATTCACGGAAGATCATTTGCGCCAGCCAGGATCCAAGGATTGTCGGATGGGACTTTGCCTGTGACGATGAAGAACTCATCGAGGCCTGTCAGTTTTTCACTAGTTTATGA
- a CDS encoding uncharacterized protein (COG:S;~EggNog:ENOG410PXHF;~SECRETED:SignalP(1-18)), producing the protein MVRINILSVMALATGALATSNCQTKDNACRTAPDANMAQCAADNAACCSTAYDECRGAPNANMASCAAEHASCTGSLQRRDDTCQTNYNSCRTAPDANMSSCVAEHASCCSTAYDECRGAPDANMSSCAAEHEACKNQA; encoded by the coding sequence ATGGTCCgcatcaacatcctctccgTCATGGCTCTGGCCACTGGTGCTCTGGCTACCTCCAACTGCCAGACCAAGGACAACGCCTGCCGCACCGCTCCCGACGCCAACATGGCCCAGTGTGCCGCCGACAACGCCGCCTGCTGCTCGACCGCCTACGACGAGTGTCGCGGCGCCCCCAATGCCAACATGGCCAGCTGTGCCGCTGAGCACGCTTCCTGCACTGGCTCTTTGCAGCGCCGCGACGACACTTGCCAAACCAACTACAACTCTTGCCGTACCGCCCCCGACGCCAACATGTCCTCCTGCGTTGCTGAGCACGCTAGCTGCTGCTCGACCGCCTACGATGAGTGCCGTGGTGCCCCTGACGCCAACATGTCCTCTTGTGCTGCCGAGCATGAGGCCTGCAAGAACCAGGCCTAA
- a CDS encoding uncharacterized protein (COG:S;~EggNog:ENOG410PZQ7) — translation MEQDIIAESSNHTHFGRFRDSHRLSRSSESAQSEYGSIYNALKASSSGTEDNNGRQYASSQHHYPFQSSDLGGNIAMFLSTSPKPTVVEHPTTPRRTRSRWRRSHTLPDNWYPSKAKTIDPIAELFKDAKAKANNLCRLGHRRAASLSDADDRSRTPRWAANLFSPVRPFLPRYPPPARSPTPPGVPSFGSPEAINYSRQFSVRSYAPSPPPERTPSRRATEYAHTLRRLFGIASPVDPQPNRRQTYTLARAEDGTTVQGRFPYRASGHGVNLYRQLDDHPFHRAVYPVPELEVSHLDDRFNAGIQPLRREHQDVAKSRYSTPAVPHRVHSSQVSRSRHAHPPLRSSSQRHRPSVTFLASPANTSYYSCMSQPRTGVTVPAVDGEIGPSRTGRANSPPRGMLYQQQPQVQATRPMSILTASTTRDTQGTMSFWTRYELLSHYLPCCCLAPTGDDDEDNNEDGATIGDDSRTSRISRTSRTSGETFMTARSWADDNQERPQYRRSPPSRPPPNTFAGWNPVFKERCPRPIRSPLVADPMLA, via the coding sequence ATGGAACAGGACATCATCGCGGAAAGCTCAAATCACACCCACTTCGGAAGATTTCGAGATAGTCATCGTCTGTCGAGATCTTCAGAATCCGCCCAAAGCGAATATGGTTCCATATACAACGCTCTCAAAGCAAGCTCCTCCGGGACGGAGGACAACAACGGCCGACAGTACGCCTCCAGCCAGCACCACTATCCGTTCCAAAGCAGCGACCTAGGCGGCAATATAGCTATGTTCCTCTCTACCTCTCCGAAACCCACCGTTGTCGAACACCCTACAACGCCCAGGAGGACGAGATCGCGCTGGCGGCGATCTCATACCCTGCCCGACAATTGGTATCCCTCGAAGGCGAAGACAATAGACCCTATAGCAGAGTTATTCAAGGACgcaaaagcaaaagcaaacaATCTTTGTCGCCTGGGACACCGCAGGGCCGCCAGCCTCAGTGATGCGGATGACAGGTCGAGAACACCAAGATGGGCAGCGAATCTCTTCTCGCCTGTAAGACCGTTTCTTCCTCGATATCCCCCTCCTGCTAGGTCGCCTACACCTCCTGGGGTCCCATCTTTTGGCTCCCCGGAAGCTATAAACTATTCGAGACAATTTTCTGTCCGGTCTTATGCTCCCAGTCCGCCCCCGGAAAGGACACCCAGCAGACGTGCAACAGAGTACGCACATACACTGCGAAGGCTTTTCGGGATTGCTTCGCCTGTCGATCCACAACCGAACAGACGCCAGACATACACCCTTGCAAGGGCCGAGGATGGGACAACTGTCCAGGGTCGTTTCCCATATCGAGCGAGCGGGCATGGCGTGAATCTCTACAGGCAATTGGACGATCATCCATTCCATCGAGCGGTTTATCCCGTGCCCGAACTGGAGGTTTCCCATTTGGATGATAGGTTTAATGCTGGGATTCAGCCGTTACGAAGGGAGCATCAAGATGTCGCCAAGAGTCGTTATTCTACGCCAGCTGTGCCTCACAGGGTACACTCAAGCCAAGTATCGAGGTCACGCCATGCACACCCGCCACTAAGATCGTCCTCGCAGAGGCATCGTCCGTCAGTCACGTTTCTTGCTTCGCCTGCAAATACCTCATACTATAGCTGCATGTCCCAGCCACGAACCGGTGTCACGGtgccagcagttgatggcgAGATTGGCCCTTCGAGGACTGGCAGAGCCAATAGCCCTCCTAGGGGTATGCTCTATCAGCAGCAACCACAAGTGCAAGCTACTCGACCCATGAGTATCCTGACCGCAAGCACCACTCGCGATACGCAAGGAACGATGAGCTTCTGGACGCGCTACGAACTGCTTTCTCACTATCttccctgctgctgcttggcGCCAACTGgcgatgacgacgaagataACAATGAGGATGGGGCTACCATTGGTGACgattcaagaacttcaaGAATCTCGAGAACTTCACGGACATCTGGCGAAACGTTCATGACTGCGCGAAGCTGGGCTGACGACAATCAAGAACGACCGCAGTACCGGCGCTCTCCACCATCGAGACCTCCTCCGAATACGTTTGCTGGTTGGAATCCGGTCTTCAAAGAACGGTGTCCAAGACCGATCCGGAGTCCTTTGGTGGCTGATCCTATGCTTGCTTAG